The sequence below is a genomic window from Acidobacteriota bacterium.
ATCCGAATAGTACGCGATGGCCGCGAATACACATTGAATGCCGAGACAGGCGAAGAGACCAAGAAATGAAGGAAGCGTGATTCGTGATGCGTGATGCGTGACCAGACTAGTCGAGACGATTCATGTTGGTCCGGTCACGCATCACGCATCACGCATCACGAGTCACGAATCACGCATCACGCTTCACGCATCTCCCTGCCATGAGTAAGCCAATCACCGAGGGACCCCTCGAACAAGAAGTAGCGGACGGCGCTGTGATGGCCGAATTGTTTCAGGCCATCGGTTTCGAAGTTGCCGACGAACATTCGTACAACCTGCTGGTCGAGTACGTCGAGACCAATGGCCAGCGGACTCGCGCGCAGCGCGGAGAGGCGGCGTTGCACGGAAGGTGTTGGAAGGTCGGCGACGGGCTTGAAGTCTGGTCCATACTCTACGAACGCGGCGCCGACCTTTATTATGCGGATTGCCGCCCCGCCTTTCGCAGCCGCTACGTTCGCACCATCCTGCCGTGGGAGCTTGTCGAATACGACGAAGACGGTGAAGCGATCGTGCGCGGCGGCGTGCGTGGCGCGCCCGACATTGTCTTTGAGCTTCAAAACCTGACCGAACTTGATGACGCCGACTTCCGCGAATCGCACCTCCACGTTGCCTTGGCGGGAATAGCCTATGCGGCCCGCGTGCGGCCGTACTCCAGACGGGTAATCGATCCGCCGGCTCACCGCTTCGACCTCGCTGAGCGTCTCGACGGATTTGCCGACAAAGCGTGTGAAAACGACTATGTGATCAGCGGGCGAGTCCTATCGTGGCGCGACATCCGGAACCCGGTCACCGCAGCCGACCTCGTTTGGATTTATGTTGATGCCGCGTCGATTCGTCTCGAGGTTCTCGCCAACCGGCGAGCGCTGCGCGGGCAACTTAAGATCGGCGCGGAGATTACCGCGAACATATGGCTGCAGGGACACGTGCTCAAAGAGAGCGATTTATCGGCTCGCTACGAAGGCGTTGATCAAGAGTACGAACAGGCAGATTTCTGGGCCGGGCTCCGCCGTGGAAACTGAAGTAGGATAGACTTCAGTCTGTGTCTGGCAATTGCTCTTGTAGCGCAGTTACCCGGCTAAAGTCTATGCTACGTCTTTCGACACAATGCGCAAAGGATTGTTAATACTAAGCACCGCGTGCCTGTTGGTTGTCGCCGGGATGTTGTTCGGGTGGCGCTATTGGACCCACAGGTATGACACGCTAATCACGGCCGCGGCCCAGAAGCACAGCCTCGATCCTGCGTTGGTGAAAGCAATCGTGTACGAAGAATCGTTTTTCAGCCCGCACGCGCACAGCTCGCAAAACGCGGTAGGCTTGATGCAAGTGACGCCAGTGGTCGCTCAGGAGTGGGTCGAGTCCACTCGCTCGCGTTCGCTGTCGGAAGCTGCTGCCGCGATCACGGGCAAAGCGCCGCCGCCGGGGTCTGAGCCGGGATTTGAAGAGACGTTCGGCGATCCGGCGGTGAGTCTGCACGTTGGGTGCTGGTATCTTCAATCTCTCTTCAATCGCTACGGAGACGAACCCGACCCCCTCGCGTTCGCGCTTGCGGCCTACAACGCCGGCCCCTCGAATCTCGAGCGATGGGCTCCAGGTGCTGACCGCTCCAAGATGTCGCGGGACGAGTTCATCGCGCGCATAGATTTTCCGGTCACTCGCAGCTATGTTCAGAAGATCGTCCAGCGATACAACAACTACAAGCGCAACGGCGAAATAATAGGGCAATAGAGTACGCCTGAGTTCGCCGCGTCTACCCTTTGCAATTCCTCCCGGTCATTGTGAATGAACACCTGTGTATGTGAGCGCCAGTTTGACTGTGGTTTGTTACCATAAGACAACCGGTCCTAAACAAATTAGCTCCTAATTCCAACATCCAAAAGTCCTTCAACCGGTAATGCGTCGAGCGGTGTGCGCGGCACGAGCATTGAATAGTCTCAATTGCGCTGATGGGCGTGGCGCGGCGCCTCGCCAAGGAGTTGCCCCCGCAACATCAATGAAGAGTAAAGTCCAGCGACCGGGCCGATTCAAACAACCGCGCGGTTTAACGCGACTACATGTTTGAGGTGAACGTGAGGCAAGCGGCTAATCTGAAGATCAAGTTGTTCACGGTGATCGCCTCGGTCGCCGGAACTTTCGCGCTTGTCTATTCAATCTACCGCTTGCGGCTGGAACCGATGCGGCTCGACTGGATGCTGGTTCTCGCTTTCACGATGTTGTTGAGCTGGCGAGCCGAGGTTTGGATTCCCGGCGTGCGCAGCAAGATCACCTTGAGCGACACGTTCGTCTGCATCGCGATCCTAATGCTCGGTCCATGGGCGGCGGCGGTGCTGGCGTCGATCGACGGGCTGGCAAGGTCGCCGCGGGGCAACAAGAAGAATCTCGGATCAACCGCCTTGATCAACATGGGGGCGATGAACATCGCGGTGCTAAGCGCTTCGCTGCTGGCTGTGCGGCTCTTTGGACCGCTCGATCGCTTGGTGTACAGCCACGATCGACTCGACCAGCTAACGCTTGCGATCGGCGTGATCACGCTGACGAATTATCTGATCAATAGCAGCATAGCGGCTACAGCAGTCGGGTTGTTTCGCGGCCGCAATGTCATCAAGACCTGGACTGAAAACTATCTATGGGCTTCGCCGGCTTTCTTTATCGGCGCGGTGGCCGGCGGTGCGATATGCAAGGTGATAACCGTCTTTGGATTCTACTCGTTCGTCATCTCGCTTCCGATTCTGCTTCTGACCTACATCGCCTACCGAAGCTATATGGGGCGGGTCGAAACGTCCAACAAGCACATAGAAGGGCTGACCAAGCTGCACCTGGCGACCGTTGAGTCACTCACCATGGCGATTGACGCGAAGGACGATCTCTCGCGGGGGCACATACAGCGGGTGCGGATGCTGGCCGAGGGGCTCGCCCGCGCCGTTGGCTACCCAGACGACCAGATGGAGGGGTTGAAAGCCGCAGCCTTACTTCACGACATAGGGAAGCTCGCCGTTCCCGAG
It includes:
- a CDS encoding transglycosylase SLT domain-containing protein, with product MLILSTACLLVVAGMLFGWRYWTHRYDTLITAAAQKHSLDPALVKAIVYEESFFSPHAHSSQNAVGLMQVTPVVAQEWVESTRSRSLSEAAAAITGKAPPPGSEPGFEETFGDPAVSLHVGCWYLQSLFNRYGDEPDPLAFALAAYNAGPSNLERWAPGADRSKMSRDEFIARIDFPVTRSYVQKIVQRYNNYKRNGEIIGQ
- a CDS encoding DUF3881 family protein gives rise to the protein MSKPITEGPLEQEVADGAVMAELFQAIGFEVADEHSYNLLVEYVETNGQRTRAQRGEAALHGRCWKVGDGLEVWSILYERGADLYYADCRPAFRSRYVRTILPWELVEYDEDGEAIVRGGVRGAPDIVFELQNLTELDDADFRESHLHVALAGIAYAARVRPYSRRVIDPPAHRFDLAERLDGFADKACENDYVISGRVLSWRDIRNPVTAADLVWIYVDAASIRLEVLANRRALRGQLKIGAEITANIWLQGHVLKESDLSARYEGVDQEYEQADFWAGLRRGN